The genomic DNA CTACCGCCCGGCGCTCGGCACCGTGACCTTCGGCGGGATGCTGGCGCGCATCGTCAGGAACAGCGGCGAGTACGTGGGCGAGCACATTCCCGTCCTGCTGATCGGCGCCGGGAACACCGCCCTGGCGATCGCCGCCGGGGTCACGGTCGTCGGCTTCGCGGCGGCGGGATGGGCCCTGCGCGTGTCGCGGGCGGGCGTCGCCGAGTTCCTGCTTCCGCTGTACCTGGGGCTGGTGATGGTGTGGCCCGCGGAGTGGGCGGGCGAGCGGTTCATCCTCCCGGTGCTTCCCTTGCTGCTCCTGTACGCCGCCGAGACCGTGAAGGCGGGGGCAAGCCGGGTGGGAGCGGCGCGCCCCGCGGGAGTGGCGGCCACCGCCGTGGTGATGCTGATGGCGCTTCCCGCGCAGAAGGTGGAGCTGTCGGCGGGATCGTACTGCCGCGCGGAGTTCCGGCTGGGACACGCCTTCCCCTGCGTGCTCCCCGTGTGGCAGGACTTCTTCACGCTGGCGGTGCAAGCCCGCGGCAAGCTGCCGGAGGGCTCGGTGGTGCTCTCGCGGAAGCCCACGCTGTTCTGGGCCTTTTCGGGGTACCCATCCCGCACCTACCCGTTCAGCCCCGAGCCCGACAGCCTCATCCGCGAAGCGCGGCGGGCCGGCGCGGAGTACGTCGTTACCGACCGGATCGACCACGTGGCCGCGATGTACCTGTCACCCGTGTTCATCCGCCGGTCCGAGGGGTTTTGCGTGGTCCACACCATGGGCTCCGACCGCCCGACGCTGATGGGCATTCTTCCCGACGCGGAGCGTGCGCCCGACACGGGCGCGGGGGGCCAGGGGGAAACGGTGACGCTCGAGTTCGCCGCCTGCGGCCCCGCGTACCGGGCCGGCCGCGATGGGGGGCGCATGGGCCCCGGGCGCCTGGTCCGGTAGACGAGAGCACGGATCGGAAAGGCCCCGCCGCGATGCTCCGCGGCGGGGCCTTCCTCGATGACCCGCAGCCTCAGGCGTGAACGAGGGCGCGGGCGTAGGCGAGGGCCCCGTGCACCGCGTCGGCCTGGGGCGGGCGCACCCGGCAGGGGTGGCCGGCGTCGCCCAGGTGGCCAGCGACGAGGGAGGCGAACAGTGGGTTCTGCAGCACGCCGCCGTGAAAGACGACCGGCACCTCGCCCGGCCAGGGCGCCAGGCGCGAGGCGAGCGCGCCCACGTGCCCGGCCAGCTCCGTCGCCTGCGCCCGCACCACCCGCATCGAAACGGCATCGCCCAGCTCCGCCGCCTCCAGCACCTCGCGGGCGAGCGCCGCCACGTCGGCCTTTTCCACGCGCCCCGCCCAGGGCGGAATCTCGCGCGCGTGCTCCAGCCCCAGCGTGTCGAGAAAGCGGTCCAGCAGCGGGGTCGCCGGCTCGCGCCCATCCACCGACCGCAGCGCCGCCTTCAGCCCCTCGCGGCCCAGGGCGTACCCGCTCCCCTCGTCGCCCACGATCATCCCCCATCCGCCGCACCGCTCCATCCGCCCGTCCCCGGCGCGCCCGTAGGCCACGGAGCCCGTCCCGGCGATCAGCAGGATCCCCGCGCCGCCGCCGAAGGCGCCCTCCAGCGCGATCTCGCCGTCCGAGGCCACGCGCACCCGCCCCGCGACGCCCAGCTCGGCCAACGCCTCCTCGACCGCCACCCGCTCGGCCTCGTTCCCCACGCCGGCCAGCCCGGCGCACAGGGCGTCGGGCACCCGGTCCGGCCCCAGGCCGCCGACCGCCTCGCGCACCAGGCCGGCGATGACCTCGGCGCTGCGCTCCGGATGGCGGGGGTCCACCAGCCCCGCCGGTCCCTCGGCGCGGGCCAGCTCGCGGCCGGCGGCATCGGCCAGGACCAGGGTGGTGCGGGTGCCGCCGCCGTCCACGCCGGCGAAGAAGGTATCGTCCATCCGTCAGCCGGTGGCCTGGCCGAGATCCAGCTGCGCCGCCTGCGCCGGCTGGCCGCCCGCCGGCGGATGAGCCGGGCGCGGCGCCCGGTCGGCGGCGCGCCGCATGGAGGGCGGCGCGCCCAGGGCGCTCGTGGAGATGGTCTCGATCTCCACGGGCTTTCCGTTCCTGCGGATGACGTACGCCTCCATGGCGTAGTACTCGGGGAGCCCCAGGCTGTCGACCATGCGCGCGGTGGAGGTGTTGCGCTCCTCCACGCGCTGCCAGAACTCGCGGTCGTCCTGGCCGGGGAAGGGGGCACGGTCCTTCTGGCTCTGGTGCTTGAAGATGGCCAGGATCTTGTGGCGAAGCTCGTCCTCCGAAAGCGGCACCAGCACGTCGGCCTCGCTGACGGGCCACTCCTGCCAGGCCCCGCGGTAGTACCACACCTCGGGCGCCTCGCCGGAGTACTGCTCCAGCGCGCGCTCCACCGCCTCCAGGCACATGCGGTGGGTGCCGTGCGGGTCCGACAGGTCGCCCGCCACGAAGATCAGCTCCGGCTGCACCTCTTCCAGCAGCTTGAGCGTGATCGCCACGTCGCGCGGCCCAATGGCGTCCTTGCGCACCTTGCCCGTCTGGTAGAAGGGCAGGTTCAGGAAGCAGGCCTGCTCGCGGCGCATGCCGAAGGTCTCGATCCCCGACACCGCCTCGGCCTCGCGGATGCGCTGCTTGATCTTGAGCACCTCGTCGATGTCCACCTGCCCGGGGTGCTTGCTGTCCAGGAAGTCCTCGATGCGCGCGGTGAGGTTCTCGACCGCGCCGTCGCCCAGCTCGAAGTCGCGGCCGAAGCGGCGCAGGAAATCCATGTAGCGCCGCACCTCGTGGTCGAAGACGGCGATGTTCCCCGAGGTCTGGTAGGCGACGACGATCTCGTTCTCGTTGTGGTGCAGCTTGTTGAGAATGCCGCCCATGGAGATGACGTCGTCGTCGGGGTGCGGGCTGAAGACGATGATGCGCTTGCCCTGCGGCAGCTTGCTCTTGCCGCGCACCTTGGAGATCAGCGCGTTGAACACCTCGCCGTTCAGCGGCCCGGCGGTGCGGTAGCGCGCCAGCAGCGACGACAGGTGGTGCTCGCGGTAGTCGTCGTTGTCCAGCTTCAGGATGCTCTTGCCGGTGGCCTGGCTCAGCCAGATGACGGCGCGGATCTCCAGCTCGCGGTCCCACCGCACCTCGCCCACCACCCACGGCGTCTTGACGCGCGTGAGCTCGGCCGCGGCGGCCGGGTCCAGGTAGAAGGTGGCGTTGCGGTGGTTCTGCAGGTACGTGGCGGCGATGTCGGGGTCGGGTTCGCCCTCCACGGCGCGCTGGATGATGATGGCCTTGTGCTCGCCCGTGGCGATCAGGGCGATCTCGCGCGCCTCCAGGATGGAGGCCACGCCCATTGTGATGGCCTCGGTGGGCACGTTGTCTTCGCCGAAGAAGTCGGCGGCGGCGTCGCGGCGGGTGACGGTGTCCAGCGCGATCAGCCGGGTGCGCGACTCCACGCCGGACCCGGGCTCGTTGAAGCCGATGTGCCCCGTCTTGCCGATGCCCAGCAGCTGGAAGTCGATGCCGCCCAGCGCGGCGATGGCCTCTTCGTACGCACGGCAGTGCTCCTCGACCTGGTCGCGGGGGAGCGCGCCGCGGGGGATGTTGACGTTTTCGCGCGGGATGTTGATGTGCTCGAACAGGTTTTCCCACATGTACCGGTGATAGCTGTGAATGCTGTCCGGCTCCATCGGGTAGTACTCGTCGAGGTTGAAGCTGACGACGTTTGAAAAGTCGAGCCCCTCGTCGCGGTGCATGCGGATCAGCTCGCGGTAGATGCCGATGGGCGTGCTGCCCGTGGCCAGCCCCAGGACGGCGGGCCTGCCTTCGGCGTTCTTCGCGCGGATGACCTGGGCGATGCGGCTGGCGAGGGTGGATGCGATCTGGTCGTGTTCCAGAATGCGAACGGGGACGCGCTCGCGGGACTGCGCCATGCGGCCTCGTGGTTCAGCGGTTCTCGGGTTTGGTATGGCCGGAGCCCGCCCAGGGCTGCACGGAGCGTGCCCCCCGGGGCGGGTTCAGCCCCGTGCGGATGGGCACTGGAGCGTGTTCCGGCCTGGAGTTGGGGAAAGTAGCACGCGGTGGGGGGGATGGCACGAGGTTCCCCCTCCCCCCGGCCCCCTCCCCCGCAAACTGCGCGGGAGAGGGGGAGAAAAGACTACTCGGTGAGGGAGAGTGAGCCTCGGATCCGCTGCAACACCGAGTCGAGATTGCTCAGCACTTCCTCGTTGCGGAAGCGGATCACACGGATGCCGTGGAGCGCCAAGCACTCTGTGCGGTTCTGATCGTATTCCGCCAGACGCTCGTGAATTGGGCCATCCAGTTCGATGCACAGCTTTCGGCTGGGGCAGTAGAAATCGAGGATGAACCGGTCGATCGGATACTGACGGCGGATCTGGATTCCGTCGAGCTGCTGCCGGCGAACGGCCGCCCAGAGCGTCGCCTCGGCTTCCGTCGGCTGCTTGCGATGCCCGCGAGACCCGGCTTTCATCGGGTCCGAAATTCGTCGAGGCTGCTTCCAAACCATGGGCACACTCCAGCGCATAGCTGTTCTCCCCTCTCCCGCGCAGTTTGCGGGGGAGGGGCCGGGGGAGGGGGAACCAAGGGCCCGGCCGGCACTGCGTCGAAACGCACTACTCTCCTTGCTCACCCTCCGAAGCGCCAGAGTATGCGCCGCCCCGCCCCGTCTGTCCAGCTTTCTCCTTTCACGTCACGTCACGCCCCGCCCCGTCGCCGTCACGGCGCAGGCGCAGGCGTCGCCCGGCGCGCCTCCCAGTCCACCAGCGGGGCGTCGGTGATGGCGGACTGCACCGCATCCGCCACCGCGCGGCGCAGCGGCGTCTGCTTCTGGTTCTGGCTCGTGGGGTTCACCCGCGTGGTCAGCAGGATCACGAACAGCCCGCGCTCGGGGTCCACCCACATCGACGTTCCCGTGTACCCCGTGTGCCCAAAGCTGCGCGCCGAAAAGAACCGTCCCGCGCTGGACTGCCCCGCCGGCGTGTCCCACCCGATCGCGCGGCTGGCGCCGGGGCCCTGCGGCGCCGTCCACCGGGCGATCGTCTGCGGCTTCAGCAGGCGCACCCCCCCGTACTCCCCGCCGTTCAGCAGCATCTGCGCGAACACCGCCAGGTCCCTCACGCTCCCGAACAATCCCGCGTGCCCCGCCACGCCCCCCATCGCCCACGCGTTGGGATCGTGCACCTCGCCCCAGATCAGCCCGCCGCGCGCGCTGTCGCGCTCCGTGGCGGCAATGCGGTCGCGCGGCACCCGCGGCAGAAAGCCCGTCTCGCGCATCCCCAGCGGCGCGAAGACGCGCTCGCGGACGAACGCGTCCAGCGGCTGACCGGTGATGCGCTCCATCACCAGCTGAAGGAGGATCAGGTCCCAGTCGCTGTACACGGTCTGCGTACCGGGCGCGGACTTCAGCGGGCGCAGGTTGATCTGCTCCAGGTACTGCTCGCGCCCGCGGAACTGGCGGTACAGCGGCGCGAACGCCTCAAGCCCGCCGCGGTGCGTCAGCAGGTGGCGGATCGTAATGCCCGCCTTGGCCGTGTCGGAGAGTTCCGGCAGGTAGCTGGCGACCGTACGGTCCAGGTCCAGCAGCCCCTGCTCTTCCAGGATCATCGCCGCCGTCGTGCTGGCCACCACCTTGGTGATGGACGCCAGGTCGAAGAGCGTGCTGTCCGTCACCGCCGCCGACCCGGGCGCCCAGTCCACCGCGCCGTATCCCGCCTGGTGCACCAGCCGCCCGTGCCGGCCCACGGCGATCGCGACCGCCGGCGCCACGGTGTCCGCGATCGCCCGGCGTGCGAGCGAGTCCAGCGTGGCGGGAAGGGTCCGCTCCAGCCCCGCGGCGTCCGGCGTGGCGGGGGTCAGCACCGTCACGGCGGGCATCCGCGGCGCGGGTGACGGGGCGACGCTCGGGCTGGGCGTGCACGCGGCGGCGCCCGCCAGCGCGGCCAGAGTCAACAAGCGAATCGTCATGGGCGAGTTCGGGATGTGGGTGGAGCGGGCAATCTTGAATGGATGATAGGCGGCGTCAAACCCGCGCGCCTGCTGCGTTCGTTCAAGATCGTGGCGCTCGCGCGTTCAATGAACGAAGACGGCGGGCGGCGGGCCGTTCAGTGAACGCAACGGAACGCCCCGCGCGCTCCTTCCATCGGGCGGCGCCGACGCCCAAGCCGTTGTCAGACGGGGACTTGCAAAATGTGTAGATGAATGCGGCGCAAGGAACGGCACGTGCCCCCCTGCGCTCCCCGGAAGCCGGTGCGACTCACCCGAACCCCGCCCGCCGATGACGATCGATCGAAAACACCTGGTGCTGCCCCTGCTCCTGGCCCTGGCCGCATGCGGCGGCGCCGACAGCGAGTCCGCCGTCCGGACCGGGAGCGCCGACCTCATCAGCCTGGAGGAGAGTGCGCCGGCGCAAGGCGCCGCATCGTCTGCCGACGTCGCGCTCAGCCGCGGCGTGGAGAGCGGAGTGCCGCAGGCCGCGCCCGATCGCGCCCGCGGGAACGGCGAGCAGGTCGGCGAGGTCCAGGTGCTGACCGACCCCGCCGTCACCCCCACGACCACCGGCACACGGGTGGACCCCAGCATCCCGGTTGCGCCGGGCTCCGTGTCGCTGGACCCCATGATCATCCGCACGGGAACGGCGAACGTGCAGGTGGACTCGCTGGACCAAGGCATCGCGCAGGTGCGCGCGCTGGCGGCACGGGTAGGGGGGATCATCGGCAATACCAGCATCAGCGGCGGAACGGACCAGGAGCGGCACGCCAGCATCGAGCTGCGCGTGCCCAGCCAGAACTTCGACGCCGCGCTCACCGGGCTTCAGCCGATCGGCAAGGTGCAGAACGTGAACGTGACGGCGCAGGACGTGGGCGAGGAGTACGCCGACGTCACCGCCCGCGTGGCGAACGCGCGCCGGCTGGAGGCGCGGCTGCTGGACCTGCTGGACCGGCGCACGGGGAGGCTGGAAGAGATCCTGAACCTGGAGCGCGAGGTGGCGCGCGTCCGCGAAGAGATCGAGCGCTACGAGGGACGCCTTCGCTACCTGCGCACCCGCGCCTCCATCAGCACCCTCACCATCACGCTGCACGAGCCCAACGCTGTGATCGGAACCCCGCGCGGCGAGCGGCCCATCCGCGACGCGTTCGGGATCGCGTGGCGCAACTTCGTGGGGCTGATCGCCGGGCTCATCGCGGCCACGGGGCTGCTGATTCCCCTCGCCATCGTCCTCTACGGCGCCTGGCGGGTCTGGAACTTCTTCCGCCGCCGCGAGGCCGAGCGCGACGCCATCTACCGCGAGAACATCCGCCGCGCACGCGCGAGCGCGCCCGACGAACCCGCGCACCTTCCCTGAACGTCACGAGCCCCCGGCGCAGCTTCCGCCGGGGGCTCGGCACATCGGCGTCCGCCATCGCGCCGCAGCGGGCGGGCGATTAGTATCGTCCCCGGTCGAAGGACGGAGTCAGGCGCAAAGGGCACGGATGGCGAAGCTGAAGCTGGGCGTGGTGGACCAGTCGCCGGTGCGGACGGGCGGAACGGCGGCGGATGCGCTGCGCGAAACGCTGGAACTGGCGCGGACCGCCGAGCGGCTGGGGTACGGGCGGTACTGGCTTGCCGAGCACCACAGCACCAACTCGTTCGCGGGCTCGTCGCCCGCGGTGCTGATCGCGCGCGTGGCGGCCGAAACCAGCACCATGCGCGTGGGATCGGGCGGGGTGATGCTGTCGCACTACTC from Longimicrobium sp. includes the following:
- a CDS encoding BadF/BadG/BcrA/BcrD ATPase family protein, with amino-acid sequence MDDTFFAGVDGGGTRTTLVLADAAGRELARAEGPAGLVDPRHPERSAEVIAGLVREAVGGLGPDRVPDALCAGLAGVGNEAERVAVEEALAELGVAGRVRVASDGEIALEGAFGGGAGILLIAGTGSVAYGRAGDGRMERCGGWGMIVGDEGSGYALGREGLKAALRSVDGREPATPLLDRFLDTLGLEHAREIPPWAGRVEKADVAALAREVLEAAELGDAVSMRVVRAQATELAGHVGALASRLAPWPGEVPVVFHGGVLQNPLFASLVAGHLGDAGHPCRVRPPQADAVHGALAYARALVHA
- the nagB gene encoding glucosamine-6-phosphate deaminase, encoding MAQSRERVPVRILEHDQIASTLASRIAQVIRAKNAEGRPAVLGLATGSTPIGIYRELIRMHRDEGLDFSNVVSFNLDEYYPMEPDSIHSYHRYMWENLFEHINIPRENVNIPRGALPRDQVEEHCRAYEEAIAALGGIDFQLLGIGKTGHIGFNEPGSGVESRTRLIALDTVTRRDAAADFFGEDNVPTEAITMGVASILEAREIALIATGEHKAIIIQRAVEGEPDPDIAATYLQNHRNATFYLDPAAAAELTRVKTPWVVGEVRWDRELEIRAVIWLSQATGKSILKLDNDDYREHHLSSLLARYRTAGPLNGEVFNALISKVRGKSKLPQGKRIIVFSPHPDDDVISMGGILNKLHHNENEIVVAYQTSGNIAVFDHEVRRYMDFLRRFGRDFELGDGAVENLTARIEDFLDSKHPGQVDIDEVLKIKQRIREAEAVSGIETFGMRREQACFLNLPFYQTGKVRKDAIGPRDVAITLKLLEEVQPELIFVAGDLSDPHGTHRMCLEAVERALEQYSGEAPEVWYYRGAWQEWPVSEADVLVPLSEDELRHKILAIFKHQSQKDRAPFPGQDDREFWQRVEERNTSTARMVDSLGLPEYYAMEAYVIRRNGKPVEIETISTSALGAPPSMRRAADRAPRPAHPPAGGQPAQAAQLDLGQATG
- a CDS encoding endonuclease domain-containing protein, coding for MVWKQPRRISDPMKAGSRGHRKQPTEAEATLWAAVRRQQLDGIQIRRQYPIDRFILDFYCPSRKLCIELDGPIHERLAEYDQNRTECLALHGIRVIRFRNEEVLSNLDSVLQRIRGSLSLTE
- a CDS encoding serine hydrolase domain-containing protein, which translates into the protein MTIRLLTLAALAGAAACTPSPSVAPSPAPRMPAVTVLTPATPDAAGLERTLPATLDSLARRAIADTVAPAVAIAVGRHGRLVHQAGYGAVDWAPGSAAVTDSTLFDLASITKVVASTTAAMILEEQGLLDLDRTVASYLPELSDTAKAGITIRHLLTHRGGLEAFAPLYRQFRGREQYLEQINLRPLKSAPGTQTVYSDWDLILLQLVMERITGQPLDAFVRERVFAPLGMRETGFLPRVPRDRIAATERDSARGGLIWGEVHDPNAWAMGGVAGHAGLFGSVRDLAVFAQMLLNGGEYGGVRLLKPQTIARWTAPQGPGASRAIGWDTPAGQSSAGRFFSARSFGHTGYTGTSMWVDPERGLFVILLTTRVNPTSQNQKQTPLRRAVADAVQSAITDAPLVDWEARRATPAPAP
- a CDS encoding DUF4349 domain-containing protein, yielding MTIDRKHLVLPLLLALAACGGADSESAVRTGSADLISLEESAPAQGAASSADVALSRGVESGVPQAAPDRARGNGEQVGEVQVLTDPAVTPTTTGTRVDPSIPVAPGSVSLDPMIIRTGTANVQVDSLDQGIAQVRALAARVGGIIGNTSISGGTDQERHASIELRVPSQNFDAALTGLQPIGKVQNVNVTAQDVGEEYADVTARVANARRLEARLLDLLDRRTGRLEEILNLEREVARVREEIERYEGRLRYLRTRASISTLTITLHEPNAVIGTPRGERPIRDAFGIAWRNFVGLIAGLIAATGLLIPLAIVLYGAWRVWNFFRRREAERDAIYRENIRRARASAPDEPAHLP
- a CDS encoding MsnO8 family LLM class oxidoreductase produces the protein MAKLKLGVVDQSPVRTGGTAADALRETLELARTAERLGYGRYWLAEHHSTNSFAGSSPAVLIARVAAETSTMRVGSGGVMLSHYSPLQVAENFRMLEALYPGRIDLGVGRAPGGDARATLALAYGRARLDAEHFPGQVQDLIGWATDGFD